Genomic DNA from Candidatus Nitronereus thalassa:
CTTTGGCCGTATCAATGACGGCTCGATGCTCAGTCGAGCTGGTAATGATATGATCGCCTTTTTCTTTATACATTTCGGCCACACCCTTGAGCGCCAAATTATTTGATTCTGTGGCACCGCTGGTAAACACGATTTCTTTTGAATCGGAATTAATAACCTTGGCAATTTGCTTGCGCGCATGGTCTACTCCCTCTTCCGCATCCCACCCAAAGGAATGGTTTCGACTGGCCGCATTGCCATATTTTTCTGTAAAAAATGGAACCATCGCCTCGACCACTCGAGGATCACAACGAGTAGTTGAATTGTTGTCCATATAGATAGGTAACTTCATGAGTTCACTCCTTGTGGCTTTAAAGATTCGACGATGATTAAAGGCGATTCGTCTAGCAACATATCTTCAATCGACATGCCATTTAGTAAGGCATAAATACTTTCTTGAATTTTGAGCAAGGGGGTTCGAATGTTACAGCGATCCATTTGGTCACAGGACGACTGGTCTTTTTCGTGGTAACAGTCAGTAATGCCTAATGGTCCTTCGATGGCTTCTAATACCTGAGCGATGGTGATGTCCTTAGCCTCTCGGCCCAATACATACCCCCCTTTTGGTCCATTGTGATGACTTTCAATAATTTGTTGCCGCGCCAAAGTTTGAAGAACCTTGGCTAATAATTCCACGGGCATGAAATGTTCTTCCGCAATTTCCTTGGTATTCACGACGCGTGGCTGCACCTCCCCGCCACCTTGGACGGACGCCATATACTGTAATGCCAAGAGAGCATAATCAGCTTTTTTCGAAAACTTCAGCACTCACCAACCTCTACGATAAGAATAATCACAGACATAAAAAGTCTCCGACCAAATATATCGGCAATAATAGCATTGACTTTCACATCTAGTCAAGAGTAATTTAGTCGGAGATAAAAAAAGTCGTCGATTCTGAATGTAAAATATAAACTATTGAAAATAAACTATTTTTGTAACCTATGTACCATGTTCATTTGAGCAAAGATTAAGGAGAAACTAATGGGTGGAAGCAATCCCTACATAGAACAGTTCGAGGCTAAAGTCGCAACCGAGGCATATACCGTGACCTTTAAATGCCATGATCAAAATACTGTCGTGAATGTAGATCCAAGTAGAATCCCGTACGGTCCAACTGGGCAACCAGGAAGCATCCTAGACATTGCCATGGGAGCTGGAATCGATGTGGAACATGCCTGTGGGGGAGTATGCGCTTGTTCCACCTGTCATGTAATTGTGAAAGAAGGCTTGGATACCTGTAATGAAGCCACTGACGATGAGTTGGATCAATTAGATGAAGCACCGGCCATTACGCTGCAATCTCGCCTTGCCTGCCAATGCGTCCCTGACGGGTCACAAAATTTGCTTGTGGAAATCCCGGAATGGAATAAAAACCTCGTAAAAGAAAGTCATTAATATATAAATATTTTTCTGTAAATTCGTCTCTTTTTCTAAAACAAAAGGCCATGAGATAGTGACTATCTCATGGCCTTTTGAATTTGGCTCCTCGGGCAAGACTCGAACTTGCGACCAATCGGTTAACAGCCGATCGCTCTACCAACTGAGCTACCGAGGAACAGAATGGCTAAGAATATCTCTATACTTAAATAGGCTAATGCTTAAGAAACCCATAATATACCGAGCTCGCCATAGGATCAATAGGAGGAAAGGGGAAAAATCAATTTCAGGAAAAGGCTGGAAACACGGTATTCCAGAAATTAAAACTGAAAGTCATCAGAATCTTCCTCACCCTCTTCGGCTTCCGCAGCCCCACCTTCAGACAGTGCTACATAATGACGGGCCCAGGATAAATAAATATTCCCGCTGTCTTTCATAGCATCTGCACCCATGGTTAACTTTTTCGATACGTCCGGATCTCCACCGGTAAGCTGAATTTCTTGAGCGCGACTTTCCAACATTTGATGGAATAGGCCCATTTGCTCGCTAATACCATTCATAAGTTGCCTGAGGTCTTGGCTCATTATAGTATCTACCACCTTTCTAACACCTTACACTTCACTTGGCCGCCAGGCTTACATAACAAAGCCCTGCGACAATTGAAAAAATCAATGGCGCAGGGCTTTAGACCTTATCTAACGTATTCGCCGCTTAACCTTGATAGGCCTGCCCTAATTCAGCAGCTTCACCAGCTTTGTTCATAAGAATACCATCGGCACCGACGGCGAGCATTTCAATCGCTTCGTGTTTAGCCGCATCACATACTACCTTACACAGCTCGCAGCCCTTACATCGATTAATGACGACCTCTGCCACCATTCTTTCAGTATTGAGATCTAAACAATTGGCTTCCGGGCAATACATAATACACAACCGGCAGCCCTTTTTAGCTACGCACTTTTCTTCGGTTACTTGCGCTACATTATACATGAATGACTACCTTTTCCCATTATTTATGCCGCTGCGACGGCCAGTTCAACATTATTTTTCGCTGCCCATTCACTGCCCATCTCGTAGGCACGTATGACAGTGTCTAAATTTTTCTTTAACAGCATTTCTTTTTTGGCAAACTTCTTTTTGATGGCTTCATCTAACGTCGCCGTTCCACCTGAAGCTACAAACTTTTTCCCAAACCGTTCTTGAAGTGCGCCATCTAACGCTTCCAAAGATACACATTTCGTGATTCCCGCCACAGACCCAATCATAGTCATATTGGTCGAAAGCTCGGTTCCCGCGACTTCCAAAGCGACCTGAGTCCCAGCAATATAAAACACCGAAACGTTCAAATCTTTTAATGTCTTCACATCTTCATCTGAAAGAAGCGGCATGTCAGAGTTAATGATTACGACTCCGCCTTCTTTAATTCCTGAGTAAAACGGCATGGTGTAGCTTTTCCCTAACGTAATCACCTGCGGATGGAACACCTCAATCACATCAGGAAACACCAGCTCCCCACGATCATAAATTCGTTTCACACCGATCCGACAATAACTCTCGGCTGGTGCCATACGCTTTTCAGCACCAAAAAATGGATTAGAGATCGCATACTTCCCGTCACGGGAGGCGGCCATCGCCATCACATGGGCTGCGGTCACCGCACCTTGCCCTCCAAGGCCTGACATTCGAATATTGATTCTAGTCTTAATCATAATGTTCCTCCTGGACCAACCTGACGACTGGTTAAGCTTTTGCCGCTGCCAGCTGTCTTTTCGCCTCAGCCTTTCGCTCTTTTTCTTTGGCCGCCATTTCGGTCAACAGCTCTTTGGCTTGATCACTAATATATTCTCTGTATGCAAAGCGTTCAGTCGGTTTTTCGGAATCCCGCATTTCTTGGAGACCTTCCATGCTGTTTTTCCCAATTTCCAAAATGCAGGGGGTATACAGCTGTAGATAGGTCGGACCAATTTCGCGAGCCACATGAATCGCGTTTTTAATGACTTTTTCTACAAGGTTTGGTTTGCTGACCGTACAATTCACCACATAGTGGCAGCCCGACTCACGAGCAATTTCTGGCAACCGGACCTTCTCAAATGTCTTGCCCACTGGCGCCATTTTGGCCACAAACCCTTTTTGCATCAATCCACTTTCTTGGCCACCAGTATTGGCATACAGCTCATTATCAAAACATATGGTGGTAAATTTTTCTTGGCGGAACCAAGCCTGCAATGTCATATCGAGCCCAATGTCCACAGTTGCCCCATCACCAGCCAAAACCACAACATCCTTGGTTCGACCAGGAAACCGCACAGTCAGGGCACGCTTGAGTCCAGAAGCA
This window encodes:
- a CDS encoding 2-oxoacid:acceptor oxidoreductase family protein, which translates into the protein MIKTRINIRMSGLGGQGAVTAAHVMAMAASRDGKYAISNPFFGAEKRMAPAESYCRIGVKRIYDRGELVFPDVIEVFHPQVITLGKSYTMPFYSGIKEGGVVIINSDMPLLSDEDVKTLKDLNVSVFYIAGTQVALEVAGTELSTNMTMIGSVAGITKCVSLEALDGALQERFGKKFVASGGTATLDEAIKKKFAKKEMLLKKNLDTVIRAYEMGSEWAAKNNVELAVAAA
- a CDS encoding thiamine pyrophosphate-dependent enzyme — its product is MSKERIKIAPEMFEIMPSEYQDLVERATYGNETRGWKDIGTSKELIEEHSLCAGCPESMAFRYILASLPAPEDTVMVGSTGCTSLVFPHVGVHNIHSLFGNQNAIASGLKRALTVRFPGRTKDVVVLAGDGATVDIGLDMTLQAWFRQEKFTTICFDNELYANTGGQESGLMQKGFVAKMAPVGKTFEKVRLPEIARESGCHYVVNCTVSKPNLVEKVIKNAIHVAREIGPTYLQLYTPCILEIGKNSMEGLQEMRDSEKPTERFAYREYISDQAKELLTEMAAKEKERKAEAKRQLAAAKA
- a CDS encoding 2Fe-2S iron-sulfur cluster-binding protein codes for the protein MGGSNPYIEQFEAKVATEAYTVTFKCHDQNTVVNVDPSRIPYGPTGQPGSILDIAMGAGIDVEHACGGVCACSTCHVIVKEGLDTCNEATDDELDQLDEAPAITLQSRLACQCVPDGSQNLLVEIPEWNKNLVKESH
- a CDS encoding Rrf2 family transcriptional regulator, translated to MLKFSKKADYALLALQYMASVQGGGEVQPRVVNTKEIAEEHFMPVELLAKVLQTLARQQIIESHHNGPKGGYVLGREAKDITIAQVLEAIEGPLGITDCYHEKDQSSCDQMDRCNIRTPLLKIQESIYALLNGMSIEDMLLDESPLIIVESLKPQGVNS
- a CDS encoding pyruvate ferredoxin oxidoreductase is translated as MYNVAQVTEEKCVAKKGCRLCIMYCPEANCLDLNTERMVAEVVINRCKGCELCKVVCDAAKHEAIEMLAVGADGILMNKAGEAAELGQAYQG